One genomic region from Nilaparvata lugens isolate BPH chromosome 3, ASM1435652v1, whole genome shotgun sequence encodes:
- the LOC120350371 gene encoding uncharacterized protein LOC120350371 yields MENMVRKRNVMAAFIIKEIIDGDEEEEFVLTKYAKVRESMSDVFSNRRSEGMFSSLVKNHLLDDEEKFRRYLRLPRGRFFDILNLINDDLTTSSYNRVKEPITTAEKLAVTLRFMATGESNRSLAFGPHPSLCYM; encoded by the exons ATGGAGAACATGGTGAGAAAGAGAAATGTAATGGCTGCTTTCATAATTAAAGAAATAATAGATggtgacgaagaagaagagttCGTATTAACAAAATATGCAAAAGTAAGGGAAAGTATGAGTGATGTATTCTCAAACCGCAGAAGTGAAGGAATGTTCAGCAGTTTAGTCAAGAATCATCTTCTTGATGATGAAGAGAAATTCCGAAGATACTTAAGACTGCCCAGAGGAAGATTTTTCGACATTTTGAACCTCATTAATGACGACTTGACTACTTCTTCCTACAACCGAGTGAAGGAACCTATAACAACCGCTGAAAAATTGGCAGTCACACTCAG GTTTATGGCTACAGGAGAATCAAACAGGTCACTAGCATTTGGACCGCATCCCTCCCTCTGCTATATGTAG